A single Penaeus vannamei isolate JL-2024 chromosome 22, ASM4276789v1, whole genome shotgun sequence DNA region contains:
- the LOC138865691 gene encoding uncharacterized PE-PGRS family protein PE_PGRS20-like has translation MKIATVSVLLLVTLAALEVGGEPEPEASPSFSRGGRPKKQKPPPPPPPPAKTTGGGLGGNQYSPRGGGLGGGNQYSPRGGGLGGGNQYSPRGGGLGGGNQYSPRGGGLGGNQYSPRGGGLGGGNQYSPRGGGLGGGNQYSPRGGGLGGGNQYSPRGGGLGGGNQYSPRGGGLGGNQYSPRGGGLGGGNQYSPRGGGLGGNQYSPRGGGLGGGNQYSPRGGGLGGGNQYSPRGGGLGGNQYSPRGGGLGGGNQYSPRGGGLGGDQYSPRGGGLGSNQYSPRGGGLGGGNQYSPRGGGLGGNQYSPRGGGLGGGNQYSPRGGGLGGGNQYSPRGGGLGGGNQYSPRGGGLGGGNQYSPRGGGLGGGNQYSPRGGGLGGGNQYSPRGGGLGGGNQYSPRGGGLGGGNQ, from the exons ATGAAGATTG CTACTGTATCGGTCCTCCTGCTTGTTACCCTTGCGGCtttggaagtaggaggagaaccCGAGC CGGAggcatctccctccttttcccgaGGGGGGCGACCGAAGAAACAgaaacctccccctccacctccgcctccggcTAAAACAACAGGCGGCGGCCTAGGAGGCAACCAATATTCTCCTCGAGGCGGCGGCCTAGGAGGCGGCAACCAATATTCTCCTCGAGGCGGCGGCCTAGGAGGCGGCAACCAATATTCTCCTCGAGGCGGCGGCCTAGGAGGCGGCAACCAATATTCTCCTCGAGGCGGCGGCCTAGGAGGCAACCAATATTCTCCTCGAGGCGGCGGCCTAGGAGGCGGCAACCAATATTCTCCTCGAGGCGGCGGCCTAGGAGGCGGCAACCAATATTCTCCTCGAGGCGGCGGCCTAGGAGGCGGCAACCAATATTCTCCTCGAGGCGGCGGCCTAGGAGGCGGCAACCAATATTCTCCTCGAGGCGGCGGCTTAGGAGGCAACCAATATTCTCCTCGAGGCGGCGGCCTAGGAGGCGGCAACCAATATTCTCCTCGAGGCGGCGGCCTAGGAGGCAACCAATATTCTCCTCGAGGCGGCGGCCTAGGAGGCGGCAACCAATATTCTCCTCGAGGCGGCGGCCTAGGAGGCGGCAACCAATATTCTCCTCGAGGCGGCGGCTTAGGAGGCAACCAATATTCTCCTCGAGGCGGCGGCCTAGGAGGCGGCAACCAATATTCTCCTCGAGGCGGCGGCCTAGGAGGCGACCAATATTCTCCTCGAGGCGGCGGCCTAGGAAGCAACCAATATTCTCCTCGAGGCGGCGGCCTAGGAGGCGGCAACCAATATTCTCCTCGAGGCGGCGGCCTAGGAGGCAACCAATATTCTCCTCGAGGCGGCGGCCTAGGAGGCGGCAACCAATATTCTCCTCGAGGCGGCGGCCTAGGAGGCGGCAACCAATATTCTCCTCGAGGCGGCGGCCTAGGAGGCGGCAACCAATATTCTCCTCGAGGCGGCGGCCTAGGAGGCGGCAACCAATATTCTCCTCGAGGCGGCGGCCTAGGAGGCGGCAACCAATATTCTCCTCGAGGCGGCGGCCTAGGAGGCGGCAACCAATATTCTCCTCGAGGCGGCGGCCTAGGAGGCGGCAACCAATATTCTCCTCGAGGCGGCGGCCTAGGAG GCGGCAACCAATAA